One Triticum dicoccoides isolate Atlit2015 ecotype Zavitan chromosome 4B, WEW_v2.0, whole genome shotgun sequence genomic window carries:
- the LOC119291998 gene encoding serine carboxypeptidase-like 10 isoform X1, with product MESSLAMATTPPPHRPPLVLLSLLLLLLHPFFSAAAPSITTKAVPRLPGFSGPLPFSLETGYVGLDDGAQLFYYFIQSENDPEEDPVLLWLTGGPGCSALSGLAYEIGPFNFDFHGYMGGLPTLLYQPSSWAKVSNIIFVDSPVGTGFSYATGDKRTIQSDTIVVQQLHIFLETWFDEHPQFLPNPLYISGDSYSGLIIPSLAMKIAKGIELGNERLINLKGVIAGNPLTDNTTTFNARVPFLHGMGIIPDELYEAARESCGGEYRWASNAHCADSLQAIQEYFWFGIQCMRGLNTVHVLEPACEEYPSLTIHKQQPLQDHGRKMLTESAFSSVCRNATYFLSELWTNDEAVRESLGIHKGTVPSWLRCDVNLPYTHEITSAVDDHAALITRGYRAMIYSGDHDPKVSYVDTQAWIRRLKLPITDPWRPWHVDDQIVGYTRTFSNNLTYATVKGAGHTAPEYMPRECLAMVDRWLSGEPL from the exons ATGGAGTCAAGCTTAGCTATGgcgacgacgccgccgccccacCGGCCGCCGCTTGTGCTCTTATccctgctgctgctcctcctccatccCTTCTTCTCCGCCGCAGCGCCGTCTATCACCACCAAAGCCGTGCCGCGGCTGCCCGGTTTCAGCGGACCCCTGCCCTTCTCCCTCGAAACAGG GTACGTGGGGCTGGACGACGGCGCCCAACTCTTCTACTACTTCATCCAGTCGGAGAACGACCCGGAGGAGGACCCCGTCCTTCTCTGGCTCACGGGCGGGCCCGGTTGCTCCGCCCTCTCAGGCCTCGCCTACGAGATCGGCCCTTTCAACTTTGACTTCCATGGCTACATGGGAGGCCTGCCTACTCTGCTCTACCAGCCATCGTCTTGGGCAAAG GTTAGCAACATCATCTTCgtggattctccggtaggaacaggCTTCTCATATGCGACCGGAGACAAGAGAACCATACAGAGTGACACAATTGTTGTTCAGCAGCTGCACATTTTCCTTGAAACG TGGTTTGATGAACATCCGCAGTTCTTGCCAAATCCACTCTATATTTCAGGTGATTCATATAGCGGCTTAATCATACCTTCTCTTGCTATGAAAATTGCTAAAG GGATAGAACTCGGCAATGAGCGACTCATTAATCTCAAG GGTGTCATTGCTGGCAATCCATTAACCGATAACACGACGACCTTCAACGCTCGAGTTCCATTTCTTCATGGGATGGGAATTATACCAGATGAACTCTACGAG GCTGCTCGTGAAAGCTGCGGGGGGGAATACCGTTGGGCATCGAACGCCCACTGTGCCGATTCCCTCCAAGCCATCCAAGAG TATTTTTGGTTTGGGATACAGTGCATGAGGGGTTTAAACACTGTACACGTCTTGGAGCCAGCGTGTGAAGAATATCCAAGCCTCACCATTCACAAGCAGCAGCCGTTGCAAGACCATGGGAGGAAAATGCTAACAGAGTCCGCATTTTCGTCCGTGTGCAGG AATGCCACATACTTCCTATCCGAGTTATGGACAAATGACGAAGCTGTAAGGGAGAGTCTGGGTATTCACAAG GGAACAGTTCCATCATGGCTACGATGTGATGTCAATCTACCTTACACACATGAAATCACCAGCGCGGTAGATGATCATGCAGCCCTGATTACTAGAGGATACCGGGCTATGATATATAG TGGAGACCATGACCCTAAAGTATCTTATGTTGACACCCAAGCATGGATCAGACGACTTAAGCTGCCCATCACAGATCCTTGGCGACCATGGCATGTGGACGACCAAATCGTGGG ATACACAAGAACTTTCTCCAACAATCTGACATACGCAACTGTAAAG GGTGCCGGACACACAGCCCCGGAGTACATGCCAAGGGAGTGTCTTGCTATGGTCGatagatggctttccggtgagcctCTCTGA
- the LOC119291998 gene encoding serine carboxypeptidase-like 10 isoform X2: MESSLAMATTPPPHRPPLVLLSLLLLLLHPFFSAAAPSITTKAVPRLPGFSGPLPFSLETGYVGLDDGAQLFYYFIQSENDPEEDPVLLWLTGGPGCSALSGLAYEIGPFNFDFHGYMGGLPTLLYQPSSWAKVSNIIFVDSPVGTGFSYATGDKRTIQSDTIVVQQLHIFLETWFDEHPQFLPNPLYISGDSYSGLIIPSLAMKIAKGIELGNERLINLKGVIAGNPLTDNTTTFNARVPFLHGMGIIPDELYEAARESCGGEYRWASNAHCADSLQAIQECMRGLNTVHVLEPACEEYPSLTIHKQQPLQDHGRKMLTESAFSSVCRNATYFLSELWTNDEAVRESLGIHKGTVPSWLRCDVNLPYTHEITSAVDDHAALITRGYRAMIYSGDHDPKVSYVDTQAWIRRLKLPITDPWRPWHVDDQIVGYTRTFSNNLTYATVKGAGHTAPEYMPRECLAMVDRWLSGEPL; this comes from the exons ATGGAGTCAAGCTTAGCTATGgcgacgacgccgccgccccacCGGCCGCCGCTTGTGCTCTTATccctgctgctgctcctcctccatccCTTCTTCTCCGCCGCAGCGCCGTCTATCACCACCAAAGCCGTGCCGCGGCTGCCCGGTTTCAGCGGACCCCTGCCCTTCTCCCTCGAAACAGG GTACGTGGGGCTGGACGACGGCGCCCAACTCTTCTACTACTTCATCCAGTCGGAGAACGACCCGGAGGAGGACCCCGTCCTTCTCTGGCTCACGGGCGGGCCCGGTTGCTCCGCCCTCTCAGGCCTCGCCTACGAGATCGGCCCTTTCAACTTTGACTTCCATGGCTACATGGGAGGCCTGCCTACTCTGCTCTACCAGCCATCGTCTTGGGCAAAG GTTAGCAACATCATCTTCgtggattctccggtaggaacaggCTTCTCATATGCGACCGGAGACAAGAGAACCATACAGAGTGACACAATTGTTGTTCAGCAGCTGCACATTTTCCTTGAAACG TGGTTTGATGAACATCCGCAGTTCTTGCCAAATCCACTCTATATTTCAGGTGATTCATATAGCGGCTTAATCATACCTTCTCTTGCTATGAAAATTGCTAAAG GGATAGAACTCGGCAATGAGCGACTCATTAATCTCAAG GGTGTCATTGCTGGCAATCCATTAACCGATAACACGACGACCTTCAACGCTCGAGTTCCATTTCTTCATGGGATGGGAATTATACCAGATGAACTCTACGAG GCTGCTCGTGAAAGCTGCGGGGGGGAATACCGTTGGGCATCGAACGCCCACTGTGCCGATTCCCTCCAAGCCATCCAAGAG TGCATGAGGGGTTTAAACACTGTACACGTCTTGGAGCCAGCGTGTGAAGAATATCCAAGCCTCACCATTCACAAGCAGCAGCCGTTGCAAGACCATGGGAGGAAAATGCTAACAGAGTCCGCATTTTCGTCCGTGTGCAGG AATGCCACATACTTCCTATCCGAGTTATGGACAAATGACGAAGCTGTAAGGGAGAGTCTGGGTATTCACAAG GGAACAGTTCCATCATGGCTACGATGTGATGTCAATCTACCTTACACACATGAAATCACCAGCGCGGTAGATGATCATGCAGCCCTGATTACTAGAGGATACCGGGCTATGATATATAG TGGAGACCATGACCCTAAAGTATCTTATGTTGACACCCAAGCATGGATCAGACGACTTAAGCTGCCCATCACAGATCCTTGGCGACCATGGCATGTGGACGACCAAATCGTGGG ATACACAAGAACTTTCTCCAACAATCTGACATACGCAACTGTAAAG GGTGCCGGACACACAGCCCCGGAGTACATGCCAAGGGAGTGTCTTGCTATGGTCGatagatggctttccggtgagcctCTCTGA
- the LOC119291999 gene encoding serine carboxypeptidase-like 1 isoform X1 → MATRPPHRPPLVQSFSLLLLLLLLHPFLSAGTPSITTKAVPRLPGFAGTLPFSLETGYVELDDGVRLFYYFIQSERDPAEDPVLLWLTGGPGCSALSGLVYEIGPFYFDFHGYTGGLPTLLYKPASWTKVSNVIFVDAPAGTGFSYATGDKRTIPSDTLVIQQLHVFLETWFDEHPQFLSNPLYISGDSYSGIIIPSLAMKIAKGIEVGDERLVNLKFILIDQGVIVGNPLTDTTTVFNARIPFLHGMGIIPDEIYEAAREDCGGEYRWPSNSHCANSLQEIQECMRGLNDVHVLEQICPEYPSLTLDKQPTSRDHGRRRLTESAVSSLCRNATYFLSELWTNDEAVRESLGIHKETVPSWLRCDFNLPYTNEISSTVDDHLALITRGYRAMIYSGDHDSKISYVDTQAWIRRLNLPITDRWRPWHLDDQIVGYTRTYSNNLTYATVKGAGHTAPEYMPRECLAMIDRWLSGEPL, encoded by the exons ATGGCGACAAGGCCGCCCCACCGACCGCCGCTTGTGCAATCATTctccctgctgctgctgctcctcctcctccatcctttcctCTCCGCCGGGACGCCGTCTATCACCACCAAAGCCGTGCCGCGGCTGCCGGGTTTCGCCGGAACCCTGCCCTTCTCCCTCGAAACAGG GTACGTGGAGCTGGACGACGGCGTCCGCCTCTTCTACTACTTCATCCAGTCGGAGCGCGACCCGGCGGAGGACCCCGTCCTGCTCTGGCTCACCGGCGGGCCCGGCTGCTCCGCCCTCTCCGGCCTCGTCTACGAGATCGGCCCTTTCTACTTCGACTTCCATGGCTACACGGGAGGCCTGCCCACTCTGCTCTACAAGCCAGCGTCTTGGACCAAG GTTAGCAATGTCATCTTTGTGGACGCTCCGGCAGGGACAGGCTTCTCATATGCGACCGGAGACAAGAGAACCATACCCAGTGACACACTTGTTATTCAGCAGCTGCACGTTTTCCTCGAAACG TGGTTTGATGAGCATCCACAGTTCTTGTCGAATCCGCTCTACATTTCGGGTGATTCATATAGCGGTATAATCATACCTTCTCTTGCTATGAAAATTGCTAAAG GGATAGAAGTTGGTGATGAGCGACTCGTTAATCTCAAG TTTATCTTAATTGATCAGGGTGTCATTGTTGGCAATCCGTTGACTGATACAACGACGGTCTTCAACGCTCGAATTCCATTTCTTCATGGGATGGGAATTATACCAGATGAAATCTATGAG GCTGCTCGcgaagattgtggaggagaatatcgcTGGCCATCGAACTCCCATTGTGCCAATTCCCTCCAAGAAATCCAAGAG TGCATGAGGGGCTTAAACGATGTACACGTCTTGGAGCAAATCTGTCCAGAATATCCAAGCCTCACCCTTGACAAGCAGCCGACGTCGCGAGATCATGGAAGGAGAAGGCTAACAGAGTCCGCAGTTTCGTCTCTGTGCAGG AATGCCACATACTTCCTGTCCGAGTTGTGGACAAATGACGAAGCTGTAAGGGAGAGTTTGGGTATTCACAAG GAAACCGTTCCATCATGGCTACGATGTGATTTCAATCTACCTTACACGAATGAAATCAGCAGCACGGTCGATGATCATTTAGCCTTGATTACTAGAGGATACCGGGCTATGATATACAG tggagatcatgacagtaaaATATCCTATGTTGACACCCAAGCATGGATCAGACGACTTAACCTGCCCATCACAGACCGTTGGCGACCATGGCATCTGGACGACCAAATTGTGGG ATACACAAGAACTTACTCCAACAATCTGACATACGCAACCGTGAAG GGCGCTGGCCACACAGCCCCGGAGTACATGCCAAGGGAGTGCCTGGCTATGATCGatagatggctttccggtgagcctCTTTGA
- the LOC119291999 gene encoding serine carboxypeptidase-like 1 isoform X2, whose translation MATRPPHRPPLVQSFSLLLLLLLLHPFLSAGTPSITTKAVPRLPGFAGTLPFSLETGYVELDDGVRLFYYFIQSERDPAEDPVLLWLTGGPGCSALSGLVYEIGPFYFDFHGYTGGLPTLLYKPASWTKVSNVIFVDAPAGTGFSYATGDKRTIPSDTLVIQQLHVFLETWFDEHPQFLSNPLYISGDSYSGIIIPSLAMKIAKGIEVGDERLVNLKGVIVGNPLTDTTTVFNARIPFLHGMGIIPDEIYEAAREDCGGEYRWPSNSHCANSLQEIQECMRGLNDVHVLEQICPEYPSLTLDKQPTSRDHGRRRLTESAVSSLCRNATYFLSELWTNDEAVRESLGIHKETVPSWLRCDFNLPYTNEISSTVDDHLALITRGYRAMIYSGDHDSKISYVDTQAWIRRLNLPITDRWRPWHLDDQIVGYTRTYSNNLTYATVKGAGHTAPEYMPRECLAMIDRWLSGEPL comes from the exons ATGGCGACAAGGCCGCCCCACCGACCGCCGCTTGTGCAATCATTctccctgctgctgctgctcctcctcctccatcctttcctCTCCGCCGGGACGCCGTCTATCACCACCAAAGCCGTGCCGCGGCTGCCGGGTTTCGCCGGAACCCTGCCCTTCTCCCTCGAAACAGG GTACGTGGAGCTGGACGACGGCGTCCGCCTCTTCTACTACTTCATCCAGTCGGAGCGCGACCCGGCGGAGGACCCCGTCCTGCTCTGGCTCACCGGCGGGCCCGGCTGCTCCGCCCTCTCCGGCCTCGTCTACGAGATCGGCCCTTTCTACTTCGACTTCCATGGCTACACGGGAGGCCTGCCCACTCTGCTCTACAAGCCAGCGTCTTGGACCAAG GTTAGCAATGTCATCTTTGTGGACGCTCCGGCAGGGACAGGCTTCTCATATGCGACCGGAGACAAGAGAACCATACCCAGTGACACACTTGTTATTCAGCAGCTGCACGTTTTCCTCGAAACG TGGTTTGATGAGCATCCACAGTTCTTGTCGAATCCGCTCTACATTTCGGGTGATTCATATAGCGGTATAATCATACCTTCTCTTGCTATGAAAATTGCTAAAG GGATAGAAGTTGGTGATGAGCGACTCGTTAATCTCAAG GGTGTCATTGTTGGCAATCCGTTGACTGATACAACGACGGTCTTCAACGCTCGAATTCCATTTCTTCATGGGATGGGAATTATACCAGATGAAATCTATGAG GCTGCTCGcgaagattgtggaggagaatatcgcTGGCCATCGAACTCCCATTGTGCCAATTCCCTCCAAGAAATCCAAGAG TGCATGAGGGGCTTAAACGATGTACACGTCTTGGAGCAAATCTGTCCAGAATATCCAAGCCTCACCCTTGACAAGCAGCCGACGTCGCGAGATCATGGAAGGAGAAGGCTAACAGAGTCCGCAGTTTCGTCTCTGTGCAGG AATGCCACATACTTCCTGTCCGAGTTGTGGACAAATGACGAAGCTGTAAGGGAGAGTTTGGGTATTCACAAG GAAACCGTTCCATCATGGCTACGATGTGATTTCAATCTACCTTACACGAATGAAATCAGCAGCACGGTCGATGATCATTTAGCCTTGATTACTAGAGGATACCGGGCTATGATATACAG tggagatcatgacagtaaaATATCCTATGTTGACACCCAAGCATGGATCAGACGACTTAACCTGCCCATCACAGACCGTTGGCGACCATGGCATCTGGACGACCAAATTGTGGG ATACACAAGAACTTACTCCAACAATCTGACATACGCAACCGTGAAG GGCGCTGGCCACACAGCCCCGGAGTACATGCCAAGGGAGTGCCTGGCTATGATCGatagatggctttccggtgagcctCTTTGA